A region of Myxococcus stipitatus DSM 14675 DNA encodes the following proteins:
- a CDS encoding methyltransferase, producing MPRPTRTAPPPKGPAPVASAPTASPLPAGAPFTWRSESDEPSPARLHAVDDRLSADTALKRVRRGEFLLYSGDFHNAKQLLGALGRRLERASNARSPLEAFRAERRARQLEHETLSRIVVSLDRDYRLALARAPDVALACRQVWGEPATEFTVVPLKQLLGMLGAAEWRRKGLAVPGLTGLIHPHYGVYLPTRTDYVELLLSLPTLKGPRVFDVGTGTGVLSFLLLQRGAASVHATDCDSRAVACSRENAEQLGLRKSFQVTEADLFPPGKADLVVCNPPWIPEPPKNRVDRAVFDEDSQFLKRFLEGLSDALTPGGEGLLILSDLAVLLGLRPQGWLQEQITRCGLTVKWSKSTAARHAKAKDTSDPLHMARSRETTTLYCLTRAAT from the coding sequence ATGCCCCGTCCCACCCGAACCGCCCCCCCGCCCAAGGGACCGGCCCCCGTCGCGTCCGCCCCCACCGCGTCCCCGCTGCCCGCGGGCGCCCCCTTCACCTGGCGCTCGGAGAGCGACGAGCCCTCACCTGCCCGACTGCACGCGGTGGACGACAGGCTCAGCGCGGACACGGCGCTCAAGCGGGTCCGCCGTGGCGAGTTCCTGCTGTACTCGGGCGACTTCCACAACGCGAAGCAGCTCCTGGGCGCGCTGGGCCGCAGGCTGGAACGAGCGTCGAACGCCCGCTCTCCCCTGGAGGCCTTCCGAGCCGAGCGACGCGCACGGCAGTTGGAGCACGAGACGCTGTCGCGCATCGTCGTGTCGTTGGACCGCGACTACCGGCTCGCGCTCGCGCGGGCACCGGACGTGGCCCTGGCGTGCCGACAGGTCTGGGGGGAACCCGCGACGGAGTTCACGGTGGTCCCCCTCAAGCAGTTGCTCGGCATGCTCGGCGCGGCGGAGTGGCGACGAAAGGGCCTGGCGGTGCCTGGGCTCACCGGCCTCATCCATCCGCACTACGGCGTCTACCTGCCCACGCGCACCGACTACGTGGAGCTGCTGCTCTCGCTCCCCACGCTGAAGGGCCCGCGTGTGTTCGACGTGGGCACGGGCACCGGCGTGCTCTCCTTCCTCCTCCTCCAGCGGGGCGCCGCGTCCGTGCATGCGACGGACTGCGACTCGCGCGCCGTGGCCTGCTCGAGGGAGAACGCCGAGCAACTGGGGCTGCGCAAATCCTTCCAGGTGACCGAGGCCGACCTCTTCCCCCCTGGGAAGGCGGACCTCGTGGTGTGCAACCCCCCATGGATTCCCGAGCCCCCCAAGAACCGCGTGGACCGGGCGGTGTTCGACGAGGACAGCCAGTTCCTGAAGCGCTTCCTCGAGGGACTCTCCGACGCGCTCACCCCGGGAGGAGAAGGGTTGCTCATCCTGTCGGACCTGGCGGTGCTGCTCGGCCTGCGCCCCCAGGGCTGGCTCCAGGAGCAGATCACCCGCTGCGGCCTGACGGTGAAGTGGAGCAAGTCGACAGCGGCGCGGCACGCCAAGGCCAAGGACACCTCGGACCCGCTGCACATGGCGCGCTCGCGCGAGACGACCACGCTCTACTGCCTCACGCGCGCGGCGACTTGA
- a CDS encoding AAA family ATPase, with the protein MSSVPRREESSADPLSAMTFDALSREAQGLRERLNRFRQGLGRHFVGKQTLVDLMTVAAVAQEPLLLVGPPGTAKSDLVLKFREALQIPSEDYFEYLLTRFTEPSEVLGPIDINLLRQGRYIRREGGKLPTARLVFLDEVFKASSAILNALLTVINERKFYQDGAPQPVRLKVLFAATNELPEHAELGALKDRFCLKAACRPVQDRYFLELLDSGLESQTHRELNQKPWAEGHATLEDILKAHRYLTLMMGRKEQGPDGRELKDRDLFFRDELLREFRRVVQTLTREDGVFISDRKLVKLYRLLRTRAWIFHGGAVERQDLQLLSYLGETREEIDLLEEKVPRLLGLT; encoded by the coding sequence ATGAGCAGTGTTCCCCGGCGGGAAGAGTCTTCCGCCGACCCCCTCTCCGCGATGACGTTCGACGCGTTGTCGCGCGAGGCGCAGGGTTTGCGTGAGCGGCTGAACCGGTTCCGGCAGGGACTGGGCCGTCACTTCGTGGGCAAGCAGACGTTGGTGGACTTGATGACGGTGGCGGCGGTGGCGCAGGAGCCGCTGCTGCTGGTGGGCCCTCCCGGCACGGCCAAGTCGGACCTGGTGCTCAAGTTCCGCGAGGCGCTGCAAATCCCCAGCGAGGACTACTTCGAGTACCTGCTCACGCGCTTCACCGAGCCCTCGGAAGTCCTGGGCCCCATCGACATCAACCTCTTGCGCCAGGGCCGCTACATCCGGCGCGAAGGCGGCAAGCTCCCCACCGCGCGGCTCGTGTTCCTGGACGAGGTGTTCAAGGCGAGCTCGGCCATCCTCAACGCGCTCTTGACGGTCATCAACGAGCGCAAGTTCTACCAGGACGGCGCACCGCAGCCCGTGCGCCTCAAGGTGCTCTTCGCGGCCACCAACGAGCTGCCCGAGCACGCGGAGCTGGGCGCGCTCAAGGACCGCTTCTGTCTCAAGGCCGCGTGCCGTCCGGTGCAGGACCGCTACTTCCTGGAGCTGCTGGACTCCGGTCTGGAGTCGCAGACGCACCGCGAGCTGAACCAGAAGCCCTGGGCGGAGGGGCACGCCACGCTGGAGGACATCCTCAAGGCGCACCGCTACCTGACGCTCATGATGGGCCGCAAGGAGCAGGGCCCGGATGGCCGCGAGCTGAAGGACCGGGACTTGTTCTTCCGCGACGAGCTGCTGCGCGAGTTCCGCCGCGTGGTGCAGACCCTGACGCGTGAGGACGGCGTCTTCATCAGCGACCGCAAGCTGGTGAAGCTCTACCGGCTGCTGCGCACACGCGCGTGGATCTTCCATGGCGGCGCGGTGGAGCGGCAGGACCTCCAGCTCCTCTCCTATCTGGGAGAGACGCGCGAGGAGATAGACCTGCTGGAGGAGAAGGTCCCCCGACTGCTCGGCCTGACGTGA
- a CDS encoding STM4014 family protein: MTVPFILIGNAENRRVSLFQEALVAQGQALARVVPWRELLATPSLLLDLPDTDALVRIDAAGESWEVEKALLVRGYSEAVKQGCSVLDPEQVAALREEHGRILCPRQAHLGFLSVLSELEACFAKRPRWRALQAPASIADLFDKRITSRKYAARGIPVPDPLDGVTDTASLRERMREQDCREVFVKVSCGSSASCLAIFRSHRGRESLVTTIEVTETGWYNSLKVRRIEEPERIEEVLAFLLREGSQVERSIPKARLGGDFFDCRVLVVAGEPAFTVVRQSRGPITNLHLGGKRGDLDALRAAMPGKAWEWALESCRAVARVHDCLHVGIDLLFEEFFEGHRVVEANAFGDLLPQLRREGLTVYEWEIREALRRYSAEAADGSTGSVPADGATGASGSAPAADGPSRC, from the coding sequence GTGACGGTTCCATTCATCCTCATCGGCAACGCCGAGAACCGGCGAGTCTCCCTCTTCCAGGAGGCGCTGGTGGCCCAGGGACAGGCCCTCGCGCGGGTGGTGCCCTGGCGAGAGCTGCTGGCCACGCCGAGCCTCCTCCTGGACCTGCCAGACACCGACGCCCTGGTCCGCATCGACGCCGCGGGCGAGAGCTGGGAGGTGGAGAAGGCCCTGCTCGTGCGCGGCTACAGCGAAGCCGTGAAGCAGGGGTGCTCCGTGCTCGACCCCGAGCAGGTGGCGGCGCTGCGAGAGGAGCACGGGCGCATCCTCTGCCCTCGACAAGCACACCTGGGGTTCCTGAGCGTGTTGTCGGAGCTGGAGGCGTGCTTCGCGAAGCGTCCGCGCTGGAGGGCACTGCAAGCCCCCGCGAGCATCGCGGACCTGTTCGACAAGCGCATCACCTCGCGGAAGTACGCCGCGAGGGGCATCCCCGTCCCCGACCCGCTGGACGGCGTGACAGACACCGCGTCGCTCCGCGAGCGGATGCGCGAGCAGGACTGCCGCGAGGTGTTCGTGAAGGTGTCCTGCGGCTCGTCGGCGTCGTGCCTGGCCATCTTCCGGAGCCACCGGGGGCGCGAGTCGCTGGTCACCACCATCGAAGTGACGGAGACGGGCTGGTACAACTCACTCAAGGTCCGCCGCATCGAGGAGCCGGAGCGCATCGAGGAGGTCCTCGCGTTCCTGCTGCGCGAGGGCTCCCAGGTGGAGCGCTCCATCCCCAAGGCGCGGCTGGGCGGCGACTTCTTCGACTGCCGTGTCCTCGTGGTGGCGGGAGAGCCCGCCTTCACCGTGGTGCGGCAGAGCCGAGGACCCATCACCAACCTGCACCTGGGCGGCAAGCGGGGCGACCTGGACGCGCTCCGGGCCGCGATGCCGGGCAAGGCGTGGGAGTGGGCCCTGGAGAGCTGCCGCGCGGTGGCCCGCGTACATGACTGTCTGCACGTGGGCATCGACCTGCTCTTCGAGGAGTTCTTCGAAGGGCACCGCGTGGTGGAGGCCAATGCCTTCGGCGACCTGCTCCCCCAACTGCGCCGCGAGGGCCTCACGGTCTACGAATGGGAGATTCGTGAGGCCCTGAGGCGCTACTCCGCGGAGGCGGCGGACGGCTCGACGGGCTCCGTGCCAGCGGACGGCGCGACCGGCGCATCTGGCTCCGCGCCCGCGGCGGACGGCCCCTCTCGCTGCTGA
- a CDS encoding WGR domain-containing protein yields MPRYEFKEGSSNKFWEITLEGKTFTTKWGRIGTDGQEKTQSFDSPEAALKEHDKLVREKEKKGYELVDGEDGEDGDGDEVEAVEGKSNPELEAAILKDPDNQDAYLVYGDWLQGQGDPRGELIALQHAAANADSAEAGALKRKVTAHLKKHKALLLGGMAKAWSDEELTVQWHLGFIREARVGKGDYDSELDVPETVKQLLAHPSARFIRSLAVGMVDMDGENNYDDVTAAIVAAKEVPTLQNLFLGDFQYPDETEISWSYVNDVSGLYKALPNLRSLRLRGASAELGKVELPELREFIMETGGLPLGAVKSIASATWPKLERLEVWFGADGYGAEGGVEDIQPILDGKGLSNVKVLGLRNSEFTDDLVKVLHTAKILPQLEKLDLSMGCLSDVGAHELANHAAAYKHLKHLDLTENTMTGEGEKLVAKIAGTVAAGNQRDYDEEYRYAAVGE; encoded by the coding sequence ATGCCGCGGTACGAGTTCAAGGAAGGCAGCTCCAACAAGTTCTGGGAGATCACGCTCGAGGGCAAGACCTTCACCACCAAGTGGGGTCGCATCGGCACCGATGGCCAGGAGAAGACTCAGAGCTTCGACTCTCCCGAGGCGGCCCTGAAGGAGCACGACAAGCTGGTCCGCGAGAAGGAGAAGAAGGGCTACGAGCTCGTCGACGGCGAGGACGGTGAGGACGGGGACGGCGACGAGGTCGAAGCGGTCGAGGGCAAGTCCAACCCCGAGCTCGAGGCCGCCATCCTGAAGGACCCGGACAACCAGGACGCCTACCTGGTCTACGGCGACTGGCTCCAGGGCCAGGGCGACCCGCGCGGCGAGCTCATCGCGCTCCAGCACGCGGCGGCGAACGCGGACAGCGCCGAGGCCGGCGCCCTCAAGCGCAAGGTCACCGCGCACCTCAAGAAGCACAAGGCGCTGCTGCTCGGCGGGATGGCGAAGGCGTGGAGCGACGAGGAGCTCACCGTCCAGTGGCACCTGGGCTTCATCCGCGAGGCGCGCGTCGGCAAGGGTGACTACGACTCCGAGCTCGATGTCCCCGAGACGGTGAAGCAGTTGCTCGCCCACCCCTCCGCGCGCTTCATCCGCTCGCTCGCCGTCGGCATGGTCGACATGGATGGCGAGAACAACTACGACGACGTCACCGCCGCCATCGTCGCCGCGAAGGAAGTGCCCACGCTCCAGAACCTCTTCCTGGGCGACTTTCAGTACCCGGACGAGACGGAGATCTCCTGGTCCTACGTCAACGACGTCTCGGGCCTCTACAAGGCCCTCCCGAACCTGCGCTCCCTGCGGCTGCGCGGCGCGAGCGCGGAGCTGGGCAAGGTGGAGCTGCCGGAGCTGCGTGAGTTCATCATGGAGACAGGCGGCCTGCCGCTCGGCGCGGTGAAGTCCATCGCCAGCGCGACCTGGCCCAAGCTCGAGCGCCTGGAGGTCTGGTTCGGCGCGGATGGCTACGGCGCGGAGGGCGGCGTGGAGGACATCCAGCCCATCCTCGACGGCAAGGGCCTGTCGAACGTCAAGGTGCTGGGCCTGCGCAACTCGGAGTTCACCGACGACCTGGTGAAAGTGCTGCACACCGCGAAGATCCTCCCCCAGCTCGAGAAGCTGGACCTGTCCATGGGCTGCTTGTCCGACGTGGGGGCGCATGAGCTCGCGAACCACGCGGCGGCCTACAAGCACCTGAAGCACCTGGACCTGACCGAGAACACGATGACCGGCGAGGGCGAGAAGCTGGTCGCGAAGATCGCCGGCACCGTCGCCGCGGGCAATCAGCGCGACTACGACGAGGAGTACCGCTACGCCGCCGTCGGCGAGTAG
- a CDS encoding TIGR02996 domain-containing protein, which produces MSRSKAASNPELEAAILQDPDAVDAYLVYGDWLQAQGDPRGELIALHHARVEATGFLQRHQKQLLGDALAWALESRSLELDWELGFIRAARVGPRSPLAEATASKILRELLRHPSGRFLRALSVGGISDPGMLSSYEAVTRLIVREGGSLTLQSLAYHAQEAHEDETYSSIRLGDVSALYAVLPRLRSLHLRGIHARLGGIDLPVLREFTLRTWEISRGCRDSLLNAKWPALERMEVWLGGDYTDAMERVTDLGPLLSGEGLPNLRRLGLRNTRWTDDLVRALHDSPLLPRLTHLDLSGGTFSNPGALWLSEHAEAFRHLQHLDLRRNMMSDVGVIRVEAVGPGVDARNQRRP; this is translated from the coding sequence ATGTCGCGGAGCAAGGCTGCTTCAAATCCCGAGCTTGAAGCAGCCATCCTCCAGGACCCCGACGCCGTGGACGCGTATCTGGTCTACGGCGACTGGCTCCAGGCCCAGGGCGACCCGCGCGGCGAGCTCATCGCCTTGCATCACGCGCGCGTCGAGGCCACCGGGTTCCTCCAGAGACACCAGAAGCAGTTGCTCGGGGACGCGCTTGCCTGGGCCCTCGAGAGCAGGTCCCTGGAGCTGGACTGGGAGCTGGGCTTCATCCGCGCGGCCCGGGTCGGCCCCCGTTCTCCCCTCGCCGAGGCCACCGCCTCGAAGATCCTGCGGGAGCTCCTTCGACACCCGTCGGGGCGCTTCCTCCGCGCACTCTCCGTCGGCGGAATCTCCGACCCGGGGATGCTGAGCAGCTATGAGGCGGTGACCCGGCTCATCGTCCGCGAAGGAGGCTCCCTGACGCTCCAGTCGCTCGCGTACCACGCCCAGGAAGCCCACGAGGATGAGACCTACTCCTCGATCCGGCTTGGCGATGTCTCCGCGCTCTATGCGGTGCTCCCGCGCCTGCGCTCGCTCCACTTGAGAGGCATTCACGCCCGGCTGGGGGGCATCGACCTGCCGGTGCTGCGCGAGTTCACGTTGCGGACGTGGGAGATCTCTCGCGGCTGCCGAGACTCCCTCTTGAACGCGAAGTGGCCCGCGCTGGAGCGGATGGAGGTCTGGCTCGGGGGTGACTACACGGACGCGATGGAGCGTGTGACGGACCTCGGTCCCCTGCTCAGCGGCGAGGGCCTGCCGAACCTCCGGCGCCTGGGCTTGCGCAACACGCGGTGGACGGACGACCTCGTCCGCGCCCTCCACGACTCACCGTTGCTCCCTCGGCTCACGCACCTGGACCTGTCCGGAGGCACCTTCTCCAACCCAGGGGCGCTGTGGCTCTCGGAGCACGCGGAGGCGTTCCGTCACCTCCAGCACCTGGACCTCCGGAGGAACATGATGTCCGACGTGGGCGTGATCCGAGTCGAGGCCGTGGGCCCCGGCGTCGACGCGAGAAATCAACGCAGACCGTAG
- a CDS encoding AAA family ATPase has translation MSQRIPEESLPTELTPFGAVEAAYPQELERIREALLRGLPVMVEADKELTPYFYKCLRDRLKKDGKQFLYLDGRSAAEPPPGMPAPSMMATLIGQLRDAVRGAVRERIVVLPHLDLLTTSSGGLTSEAREVIPLLYENPEMVWVGFKDPSFPLPRVIENLFPHKESILGVSRDRLRFLVTQRESRKFGRGLQPYSLYKHVSGVNAVRLRRLLGAITGEDYPSDTRPAYAQLRSATLSGSLNVPELDLHGDIGGYGKVKERLQREILDVLAHKDTLTDGEAVKRVEGLLPRGMIFWGPPGTGKTLFAKAMASSLGAAVLVVSGPELKSRWVGESEENLRQIFVRARQAAPSIIIFDELDSFAAARGTFTGSGVEHSMVNQLLTEMDGFRKDELVFVVGTTNFVESLDPALLRPGRFEFQLCIPYPNSADRRAILSIYDKKLALGMTERALDYAVKRTGDRVEGTGTRFSGDHIQALCRALARRRLRDATQAPTEPVDVERALTDFLDRPELTPSEEKVVATHEAGHAVCALFCPSAPAIDRISIRGDLAGMLGFVQYADPAHRYVVTRGQLLDSICMLFGGREAEALLLDDLSIGSAHDLERATEIARELVELLGMGGKGVPVRRFDAPGRDADRHALSDATRGTLEAAVQEVLEVQRARARDILHREKSRLIALRDLLLERKVLDREAFAHLAPSVAPQKESAHG, from the coding sequence ATGAGCCAGCGCATTCCGGAGGAGTCCCTCCCGACGGAGCTGACGCCCTTCGGCGCAGTGGAGGCCGCCTATCCCCAGGAGCTCGAGCGCATCCGCGAGGCGCTCCTGCGCGGGCTGCCGGTGATGGTGGAGGCCGACAAGGAGCTGACGCCCTACTTCTACAAGTGCCTGCGAGACAGGCTGAAGAAGGACGGCAAGCAGTTCCTCTACCTGGATGGCCGCTCGGCCGCGGAGCCTCCTCCGGGCATGCCCGCGCCCAGCATGATGGCCACGCTCATCGGCCAGCTCCGCGACGCGGTGCGCGGTGCGGTGCGCGAGCGCATCGTCGTGCTCCCGCACCTGGACCTGCTCACCACCAGCAGCGGGGGACTCACCTCCGAGGCGCGCGAGGTGATTCCACTCCTGTATGAGAACCCGGAGATGGTCTGGGTGGGCTTCAAGGACCCGTCCTTCCCCCTCCCCCGTGTCATCGAGAACCTGTTCCCCCACAAGGAGAGCATCCTCGGTGTGAGCCGCGACCGGCTCCGCTTCCTCGTCACCCAGCGCGAGAGCCGCAAGTTCGGCCGCGGGCTCCAGCCGTACTCGCTCTACAAGCACGTGTCGGGTGTGAACGCGGTGCGGCTGCGGCGGCTGCTCGGCGCCATCACGGGCGAGGACTATCCCAGCGACACGCGGCCCGCGTATGCGCAGCTCCGGTCGGCCACGCTGAGTGGCTCGCTCAACGTGCCGGAGCTGGACCTGCACGGCGACATCGGCGGCTACGGCAAGGTGAAGGAGCGGCTGCAGCGAGAGATTCTCGACGTCCTCGCGCACAAGGACACGCTGACGGACGGCGAGGCGGTGAAGCGCGTGGAGGGGCTGCTCCCACGCGGGATGATCTTCTGGGGCCCTCCGGGCACGGGCAAGACGCTCTTCGCCAAGGCCATGGCGTCCTCGCTGGGCGCGGCGGTGCTGGTGGTGAGCGGCCCCGAGCTGAAGAGTCGCTGGGTGGGCGAGAGCGAGGAGAACCTCCGCCAGATCTTCGTGCGCGCACGGCAGGCGGCGCCCAGCATCATCATCTTCGACGAGCTCGACTCCTTCGCCGCGGCGCGCGGCACGTTCACCGGCTCCGGCGTGGAGCACTCCATGGTGAACCAGCTCCTCACGGAGATGGATGGCTTCCGCAAGGACGAGCTCGTCTTCGTGGTGGGCACCACCAACTTCGTGGAGTCGCTGGACCCCGCGCTCCTGCGCCCCGGGCGCTTCGAGTTCCAGCTCTGCATCCCCTACCCCAACAGCGCGGACCGCCGGGCCATCCTGTCCATCTACGACAAGAAGCTGGCCCTGGGCATGACGGAGCGGGCGCTGGACTACGCGGTGAAGCGCACCGGAGACCGCGTCGAGGGCACGGGCACGCGCTTCTCCGGTGACCACATCCAGGCGCTCTGTCGCGCCCTGGCGCGGCGACGGCTGCGCGACGCGACCCAGGCCCCCACCGAGCCCGTGGACGTGGAGCGCGCCCTCACCGACTTCCTCGACCGGCCGGAGCTCACGCCCTCCGAGGAGAAGGTCGTCGCCACCCACGAGGCGGGCCACGCCGTGTGCGCGCTGTTCTGCCCCAGCGCTCCCGCCATCGACCGCATCAGCATCCGAGGGGACCTCGCGGGGATGCTCGGCTTCGTGCAGTACGCAGACCCCGCGCACCGCTACGTCGTCACGCGCGGCCAGCTCCTGGACAGCATCTGCATGCTCTTCGGCGGACGCGAGGCGGAGGCCCTGCTGTTGGATGACTTGTCCATCGGCAGTGCGCACGACCTGGAGCGCGCCACCGAGATTGCCCGTGAGCTGGTGGAGCTCCTGGGCATGGGCGGCAAGGGCGTGCCCGTGCGCAGGTTCGACGCCCCGGGCCGGGACGCGGACCGCCACGCGCTCTCCGACGCGACGCGCGGCACGCTGGAGGCCGCCGTGCAGGAGGTGCTGGAGGTCCAACGCGCGCGCGCCCGAGACATCCTGCATCGAGAGAAATCCCGCCTCATCGCGCTGAGGGACCTGCTCCTCGAGCGCAAGGTGCTGGACCGCGAGGCCTTCGCCCACCTGGCCCCTTCGGTGGCCCCCCAGAAGGAGTCCGCCCATGGCTAG